The Blastopirellula sediminis sequence TGCCCGAAGGCGTTCAGTTCACGGCGTTCGCGGTCATCTCGGCCGATCGTCGCTACGTCCGCTTCACCGGTTTCCCGAGCTTTACGCAAATCGGTAACGTCACGACGTTCAATATCGGTTCGGGCGCCTTCAATACGATTGAAACGGACGGTACTGCTACCGGTAACTAATGCCGGTCAGACGTCGTTAGACATTTTCCCGAATCAAGCCGGGAGCTGCGTCGAGAGCAAGATCGTCGTAGCTTCCGGCTTTTATTCTTTCCCAAGCGATCGCCCCCATCACCGCATTGTCGGTGCATAACGAGAACGGGGCGATGATCAGTTCGATCTGATTGCGGTCGGCCATTTCTTCCAACGCGGTGCGCAGCTTGCGATTCGCCGCGACGCCGCCGCCGACGCACAAGCGACCTCGCCCCGACTTCTTGAGCGCCAACTCCGACTTTCCGACCAGGCAATCGACGACCGCCTGCTCAAAGCTGGCGGCGATGTCGGCGCGACGTTGGTCCGAAATCTCGACCGCGGAAAAATCAGGACGGCCCGGTCCGGCGATCTCGTAACGCACCGCCGTCTTCAATCCGCTAAAGCTGAAGTCGAGTCGGCTGTGGTCTTGCAGGAACGGTCGCGGAAAGGGGATCGCGTGCGGATCGCCATCCGCGGCGCAGCGCGAGATCGAGGGACCGCCAGGATAGGGTAGGCCGAGCATCGACGCGACTTTGTCGAACGCTTCGCCAGCCGCGTCGTCGATGGTTCCTCCCAACGGGACGAACTCCGACGGGCCAAGGCAATCGTACAGACTGGAATGCCCGCCGCTGACGATCAAACCGACGCACGGAAAGATATCGCGGCCAGCGGCCAGGCGACACGCATAGATATGACCATGCAAATGATTGACGCCAACCAGCGGCACGCCCAGCGACCAGGCGAGCGTCTTGGCGACCGAAACCCCAACCAGCAACGATCCTGCCAGGCCCGGGGTATGGGCGACGGCGATGGCGTCGATGTCGGCGAGCGTCAGATTCGCTTTGGCGAGCGTTTCGTCGATCACCGGCATGATCCGCTCTAGATGCGCCCGGGCGGCGATTTCCGGTACGACCCCGTTGAATCGCTCGTGCAGCTTCTCTTGCGACGCGACGACGCTCGCCAGCGGCTCTAGGTTTTCGTTAATGATGGCGGCGGCAGTTTCGTCGCAGGTCGACTCAATCGTCAGCAGATTCATAGGGGCGGATGTAGGGGGCGGCGTAATTAAGGTTGGGCAGGCTCAGCGATTTTCGACTCGATATATTCGAGTCCTTTGGCAAGCACCGGATCAACTTCGCTCAGCGGCGGTTCCGGGGCCGGCGGATGGGGTATCAGCGTCGCCATATCGCGAAGCCGTCGATACTGTTGAAAGGTGGTCAGCTGCTTGGGAGTCATTTTAACTTCCATGTCCGGCGATGGAGAGACGCCCCACTCGTCCGAATCTTTGGCGTCCGGCAGGCGATGGATGTTTTTGCCGCTGGGGCGATGGTAACTGGCGGTCGTCAGCTTCATCGCGCTTTTCCCTTCCTCCAGATTGATAATATTCTGGACGCTTCCCTTGCCCCAGCTGCGCTGCCCGATGACCACCGCTCGGTCATGATCCTGCAGGCAAGCCGAAACGATCTCGCTGGCGCTGGCGCTAAAATGATCGATCAAAACAGCGACCGGGACGTCAATCAGGGTCGTATCGGGGACGGCGCTCCACTCCCGCTTCGGGGTGTTTCGCCCTTCCACGCTGACGATCTTGCCGTCGCTGATAAAACGATCGGAGATCTCAATCGCGGCACTCAGCAGACCCCCTGGATTGGATCGCAGATCGAGGACCAGCCCCCGGATTCCGTCCGCTTTCAGCTTTTCCAGAACGGCGGCGAATTCCTCGGCCGTATTGCGGCTAAAGATGGTGATCCGCACGTAGGCGATCTTCTGGTCGTGATCGTAGATGTAATCCCAGTCGTTATTTTCCAGCCGCTGGTCGCCCAGGACGGTTTGCAGTTGGATCATCTCTCGCTCAAGCTCAAGCGTCTCGGTCTTGAACTCGGCCGGATGATAGATCACCAGCGAAACGGTCTCGCCTGGCTCTCCCTTCAGGTGTTCGATCGCCGCGTCCAGGTTCATCCCTTTGGTGCTTTGGCCATTGATCTCCAGGATTCGATCGCCGGCGCCAATTCCAGCGTCGTACGCCGGTCCGCCGACCAAGGGGCTGGAGATGATCAGTTGCCCGTCACGAGCGTCGATCTGAATGCCGATGCCGCCGAACTGCTGATCGATGTTGGTGCGAAAGCGAGCTAGTTCTTCCTGGGGGATATAGGTCGAGTGAGGATCGAGTTCGGTAATCACCCCGCGAATCGCCGCTTCGATCAACTTCCGCCGATCGAGCTTTTCGACGTAGTTCCGATCGACCTGATCCAGGGCGTCGGCAAACATCTGAATCAGCTCGACGTAGTCGTCGTCAATCTCGGCATACGGACTAGGCGTCTCGGCGGTCGTTTCGCCGGGCGTCGCATCAGCCGCGCGGGCCAACGAGGGGAACGAGAACGGGCCGGCACAAGCGATCAGCGCAAGGAGCGCTAAGTTAGAAGGAAGTTTCCACATAGGCGTGACTGCTCGCGGGGCATGCGTTTCCGGGAACTAGAGACCGCAACAGAGGTTGCGACCTTCTCAAGTATAGGGAACGATTGCAGTTACGGCAATTCGCGAGGGAATTGATGTGGGAGACGGGGCTACTGGCCGTCGAGAGAAGATCCGCCGCTCGGCAGCGTCGCGACGGGACATTCGGTTTAAGGCGGAAGCTACGCGGCGCGGCGTTCGACGCTGGGGGCGACGCCGCAGAACATGGTTACCGCCTGTTTGAAACGCTTCGTCATCGATTGGCGTTCCCAGAGGTGGATAACCGGTTGCCCCATCGCCGCTTCTTCCAAGGTCCACTGCGTATAGGCCAGGTCGAACAGCCATTGCGTCCGATCAGGTTTGATCGGCGATTCAATGCGATGCAAATCTTTGTTGAGGATCGGGTAGCCCATCGCTCCTTCGTCGCACACGAAGGCAGGAACGCCGGCTAGCGTCGCTTCGACTCCAGCGTTCGAGCTGAAAGTGACGACGGCCCAAGCGTTTTCCATGTCTTCCAACAGGCTGTCCGCCTTGGAGTAAACGACGTCAATTCCCGGACCTTGCATTTCGATCGCATCTTTGGCGAGCGGGTGAGGGCGGAAAATGATCTTGCGCGACGTTAGCTGACGCAGCGTGCGAGCCGTTTCCTGGCACCATTCGACGTGGTCGACATGTTGGACCGAAGCGTCCCAAGGCACCTGACCGCACAGAACGATATGCTCGCCGGTCTTGCGCCACGGATCGACGGGGACGTTGAGCTGCATCCAGCGATCGGATGAGCTGAAGCGGTTGAAATACCTTGCGCGCCCGTTGAGACCTCCCCAGCCCATCATGAAATAACGATCACGATGGATGAAGCCGCGTTCAATGACGAGGTGGCTCTTTCTCCGTTGTTCGCGACTAAGGTGCGCAACGGCGCGAGCATGCTCTTCGGCGATGTCCCCAACCATGCGACCGCGGGGCGTGCTCCGTTTGTTGATGCCAAACGTGACGGCGACGTCGCAAGGCCGATATCCCTTTTCCAGAGGATACAAGTTGAAAGGGATGTCGCGTCGATGCAGACCTTCAGCGAACGCGAACATCGCATCGATGTGCATGTTCGGCTCTTTAGGTACGAATAATCCAAAAGTCTGCATTTCGTCACGCTCCGATTTCGCTATCCGGTTAGCGATATTCGCTTAGGCGGCTGACCGCTGGCAGATCGCAATGATGAACTTCCCGTTGGTGCCTGCTTGAACTTCAGGCTTAGCGCCACTTCGCTGGCATTGCCAGCTCTCGACATGCAAGCGATGCTTGCCGAGGGCGTCGCTCAATTCAGCTGGGCGGAAATGGCGGAAGTGAAACGGATTAACCGGCTCTTGTAAGTGTGGCCTTACTTCCTCATTCGGCGTAGAGATTATTAGAAATTCACTCCACTCCGAAAACTTTTTGATCGCGGCGTCATAAAATTCGACATGCTCAATGAACTCGAAGCAAACGACCGCATCGACGCGGCGATCAGGTTCAAACGAGAGCAAATCGGTGTTGTGAAATTCGATGTTTGGACGTTGCCAATGCTTTTGATATAGATCATGAGCTTCGTCACTAATCTCAATCGAAATCACCTTGTCGACGGCTTGCGATAGCATCCAAGAGCCGTATCCGACTCCGCATCCGGCGTCGATAACCGTTCCTGTCTTACCGCGACGCTTTAATTCAGCGATCGCCAGTTCATATCGCAGGCGATGGTCTTCTCGCACTTCTTCGATCGTCGTCGCCATTTGACGCTCGGACATGATGATATTCCTGTTCTAGGTGACAAAGCCTGCTGTTCCTTCCGCTGTGCGATTTCGTCGCACTATTTGCAATAGGAATCGTCAGGCGTCTCTTGCCTGTTTGGGGGGCGTCAAGCGAGGCTACGATAGCCGAATTCAGCGGTGGCTGTCGATATCAAACGCTCGTCGCACAATTTGCTTCAATCTGGAATTTCGCGTACGGTTTCAATTCTGCGTTGGGCTTAGTTGCTGGTCTGACGGAGGTAAAACTCTCGGCTGAATCAAGCGGCCGTCGCCGTACGTCGCCCGGCGGTCGTCGTATCTTGCTGGACGGCTCGCGGTTTGCGAGCCATGGCGATCAGATGGCAGTCGTCGCTAGCATTAGGATGAATCTTGCGGCGCGCGATTTGTTTGTCCGTAAACCGGTCGAACGAGATTTCAATCTCGTCAAACCCGGCCTGGGTCAAAAAGAATCGCATCGAATCGGCGGTGAATCCC is a genomic window containing:
- a CDS encoding S41 family peptidase; the encoded protein is MWKLPSNLALLALIACAGPFSFPSLARAADATPGETTAETPSPYAEIDDDYVELIQMFADALDQVDRNYVEKLDRRKLIEAAIRGVITELDPHSTYIPQEELARFRTNIDQQFGGIGIQIDARDGQLIISSPLVGGPAYDAGIGAGDRILEINGQSTKGMNLDAAIEHLKGEPGETVSLVIYHPAEFKTETLELEREMIQLQTVLGDQRLENNDWDYIYDHDQKIAYVRITIFSRNTAEEFAAVLEKLKADGIRGLVLDLRSNPGGLLSAAIEISDRFISDGKIVSVEGRNTPKREWSAVPDTTLIDVPVAVLIDHFSASASEIVSACLQDHDRAVVIGQRSWGKGSVQNIINLEEGKSAMKLTTASYHRPSGKNIHRLPDAKDSDEWGVSPSPDMEVKMTPKQLTTFQQYRRLRDMATLIPHPPAPEPPLSEVDPVLAKGLEYIESKIAEPAQP
- a CDS encoding class I SAM-dependent methyltransferase, producing the protein MSERQMATTIEEVREDHRLRYELAIAELKRRGKTGTVIDAGCGVGYGSWMLSQAVDKVISIEISDEAHDLYQKHWQRPNIEFHNTDLLSFEPDRRVDAVVCFEFIEHVEFYDAAIKKFSEWSEFLIISTPNEEVRPHLQEPVNPFHFRHFRPAELSDALGKHRLHVESWQCQRSGAKPEVQAGTNGKFIIAICQRSAA
- the tsaD gene encoding tRNA (adenosine(37)-N6)-threonylcarbamoyltransferase complex transferase subunit TsaD, whose translation is MNLLTIESTCDETAAAIINENLEPLASVVASQEKLHERFNGVVPEIAARAHLERIMPVIDETLAKANLTLADIDAIAVAHTPGLAGSLLVGVSVAKTLAWSLGVPLVGVNHLHGHIYACRLAAGRDIFPCVGLIVSGGHSSLYDCLGPSEFVPLGGTIDDAAGEAFDKVASMLGLPYPGGPSISRCAADGDPHAIPFPRPFLQDHSRLDFSFSGLKTAVRYEIAGPGRPDFSAVEISDQRRADIAASFEQAVVDCLVGKSELALKKSGRGRLCVGGGVAANRKLRTALEEMADRNQIELIIAPFSLCTDNAVMGAIAWERIKAGSYDDLALDAAPGLIRENV